A genomic stretch from Thermosinus carboxydivorans Nor1 includes:
- a CDS encoding 3D domain-containing protein, with translation MKKAVVITLMALTINMFSPVLPQAHAAFLEDKLAEVVTAGPNMVRVQELLRVKKDLEQGKKEALWDLLAKTALEKASKSTAGADVVSVANGDLNKNVETVLRQEVEQTLSERLASYDKELAVISMLFNFNNVLAPQSVRNNNSLMGAPQNYKRVLEMTATAYAPGPLDNGKWGDKTYMGGKVRKGVAAVDPNVIPMGTRLWVEGYGEAIAEDQGSAIKGNRIDLAFNTRSEALDYGIQKVKVYVLE, from the coding sequence GTGAAGAAAGCAGTTGTTATCACTTTGATGGCGTTGACCATCAATATGTTTTCTCCTGTATTGCCACAGGCTCATGCTGCTTTTCTTGAGGACAAGCTCGCAGAAGTTGTCACTGCCGGTCCCAATATGGTACGGGTGCAAGAACTGCTGAGAGTAAAGAAGGATTTAGAACAAGGTAAAAAAGAAGCGTTGTGGGACTTACTCGCCAAAACAGCCTTGGAAAAAGCAAGTAAGTCAACAGCTGGCGCTGATGTCGTTTCTGTCGCGAACGGGGATTTGAATAAGAATGTAGAAACCGTCCTTCGTCAAGAAGTCGAGCAAACTTTAAGCGAGCGATTGGCTTCTTATGATAAGGAATTGGCCGTTATCTCTATGCTATTTAATTTCAATAATGTTCTGGCGCCGCAAAGCGTGCGCAATAATAATTCTCTAATGGGAGCGCCACAAAACTATAAGCGTGTCCTGGAAATGACAGCTACCGCTTATGCTCCCGGTCCGCTGGATAACGGCAAATGGGGAGATAAGACTTATATGGGCGGCAAAGTGCGCAAAGGCGTTGCCGCGGTTGACCCTAATGTAATCCCCATGGGGACCAGGCTTTGGGTGGAAGGCTATGGTGAAGCAATTGCCGAGGACCAAGGCAGCGCCATTAAAGGCAACCGTATCGACCTGGCTTTCAATACACGGAGCGAAGCCCTTGACTATGGCATTCAAAAAGTGAAAGTGTATGTACTTGAATAA
- a CDS encoding peptidoglycan-binding protein has product MRQLKKIALAAVLTLLMLLFAATSLAAPGDNLLRQGDRGEDVRYLQKMLADKGYYAGAIDGIFGGATMRAVLEFQRDNGLVADGIVGKDTLRYLERAAVEPSRYSRVLTMVATAYTRFDDGNGSYTYRGNLLRKGLAAVDPAVIPLGTRLYIPGYGYAIADDIGGAIKGNKIDLAFESREEALQFGRQHVTVYVLD; this is encoded by the coding sequence GTGAGACAATTGAAAAAAATTGCCCTTGCAGCGGTACTTACTCTGCTCATGCTGCTATTTGCCGCAACTTCCTTGGCTGCGCCGGGGGACAACCTTCTTCGCCAAGGCGACCGGGGAGAAGATGTACGGTATCTGCAAAAAATGTTAGCCGATAAAGGCTACTACGCCGGGGCAATTGACGGCATTTTTGGCGGCGCCACTATGCGTGCGGTGTTGGAGTTTCAGCGTGATAACGGACTAGTGGCCGATGGCATTGTCGGAAAAGACACTCTCCGCTATTTAGAACGGGCCGCGGTTGAACCTAGCCGGTACAGCAGGGTTTTAACCATGGTAGCTACTGCTTATACTCGTTTTGATGACGGCAATGGCAGCTATACTTATCGTGGCAATTTACTTCGCAAAGGATTGGCTGCCGTGGACCCGGCGGTCATTCCGCTTGGTACGCGCCTATATATTCCAGGATACGGCTATGCTATCGCTGATGACATTGGCGGGGCGATAAAAGGCAACAAAATTGACCTTGCCTTTGAAAGCCGGGAAGAAGCACTACAGTTTGGAAGACAACACGTAACTGTTTATGTACTTGATTGA